The Fimbriimonadaceae bacterium genome contains the following window.
ACCCCGAACTCGACTTCGATCCCGGCCTGGCGAAGGGTCGCGTTGCCGCCGGCCGCCAAGGGGTTGGGGTCGGCGACTGCGACGACCACCCGGCGGATCCCGGCCCGGACAAGGGCTTCAGAGCACGGCGGCGTGCGTCCGTGGTGGTTGCACGGCTCCAGCGTGACGTATGCTGTCGCGCCGTCTGCCTTGTCACCGGCCGCCTGGAGGGCGACGACCTCGGCATGCGGACCTCCCGCGTGGTCATGGAACCCCTCACCGACCACGGCACCGTCTTTGACGACGACGCAGCCGACCCTGGGGTTCGGCGCGGGCCAGCCTAGACCGGCCAACGCGACAGCCCGGGTCATAAAGGTCTCGTCAGCGGTCATTCTTCCTTCTTTCGATGGTCAGCCGACGTCGCCTCAAGCAAAGTCCGAAGGTTGTCGGCCCGTTCCTTCGTCATGTCTCGGCGGACCTGGCGTATTGTGAAGATCGCGCTGAGGGCCACCGCGACCCAGATACAGACCGACAGCATGACATAGGTGCCGAACCGGACGACGTACTGCTTCATCTCGGGCGATCCGGCCGGAGGACGGTGCCCCGCAACCAATGGCCATGCCAAGAGGAACAATATCCCGGTGACCAAGAGGACCGTGGTCGTGACTCTTAGGCGCATGCTTCTCGAAGGGCGCGCATGTTGGCGGCGATGTCGCCGTGCTTGGTGACAAAGCTCCCGGCGACAAAGTCGGTGGCACCTGCGTCGTGGAGCCGTCGGGCGGTGCCGGGATCGACGCCGCCGTCCACCTGGATGCGGACATCGGGCCGCATCCGCCGTACCGTCCGGACCTTCTCGACACACGACTCGACCAAAGCCTGGCCGCCCCAGCCCGGGTTGACCGTCATGACGAGCACCAAGTCGACGTCGTGGACCAAGGCTTCGAGCACGGAGGCCGAGGTGCCCGGGTTGACGGCGACGCCCGCCTCCACGCCGGCGTGGCGCAGGCTCTGGGCCAAACGGTGGGCGTGGGCGGTGGCTTCGGCATGGAAGGTGATCCGGCGGCAACCGGCGGCGACGAAGGCATCGAAATGCCGTTCGGGGGTCTCGGTCATCAAATGGGCTTCGAGCGGTGTCGGGCCCAGCTTGGCCAGCGACGAGGCGAGGTCGGCGCCGAACGTGATCGGCGGGACGAACTGTCCGTCCATGACGTCAAGGTGGATGTAGTCCGCCCCCGCCTCCATCATCTGACGGACGGGAGTGGCGAAGTCAGAGGGGTCGCAACTCAGGATAGAGGGACATAACACCATTGGCTTACTCTCCCTCGGGGATTGGGTCGCCGTCATTGTCCGCCGGTGGGGCGTCCTCGTCGTTCCGCTTTGACTCATGGCCGGGTTTGGGGGGACGGACGGTCTTGACGAGCACGTTGTCGTAGAACACCTTGAACTCCACATTCTCGCCGTAGGCCCGCTGAGAGACTTTGAACGAGTCGTTGGGTTGGTGGGTGTCCTCATGGACCGTCCGGTTGCCCTTAGCGTCGCTCAAGTCGACGCGGACCACCACGGGGTCCGGAGTGTTCTTGACGACTACGGTGAGCGTATACCGTTCCGACACCTCCGGCCGGTCGTCACGGTCGCCGTTGGCGACACGGAGCTTGACCCGACTGTAGCGCGGCACCTTCTCCTCGGCTTCTGGCGTCTGCCCGACGACAAAGTCCCGCTTAAAGTCGTTGCTGGCGACGTACTCGATCTGGTCGGAGACGTCCAGGTTGATCGCCTTGAGCAAGTCCTTGCACTCGGCCACCGTCTTACCCTTCAGCGAGGGCACGGTGACGAACTTACTGCCCGAACTGACGACGGCCTCGACATAGCTGTGCTCCAGGACGTCCTCACCGGCCGTGGGCGACTGCCCCACGATCACCCCCTCGCCATACTTTTCGCTCATTTCCTTGCGCGAAACCCGCAATTTGAGGCCCATCTTCTGGAGGTCTTGCATCGCCTCAAGCTGCGACTTGCCCACCAGGTTCGGGGTCGGGAAGGCCTTGGGCTTTTGGACGTTGAAGTAGAACCAAGCCGCCAAGACCATGACGGCGGCGCCCACCGCCACGTAAGCGATACCCTGGAGCCAGCCGGGGACTCCGTCGGAACGGTTTCTCTTCTTGGGCACGTCGTTGTCTTTCCTTGGGTTGGCCACGTTCAGTTCGGGGACGACCGTGTCCGTCCGGTGGGCTTCGGCAGGCTGCAGGGGCCACGTCAGGGGCTTGCCGAAGCGCAGGGCCTCCGCCAGTAGGCGGAGGTCACGGAGCATCTCTTCCACCGTGCGGTAGCGGCCCGACGGCTCCTTGGCCATCGCCTTTTCGACAATCTTGTCGAGGGGCATCGGCACCGAGTTGGTGACCTGCCTGAGACTCTGGTACGGGGCGGTTGCATGCTTCACTGCCACGACGCTAGGCGTCTCCCCGGTGTAGGGTAGCCGGCCGGTCAAGAGTTGCCAGAGCAGGACGCCGATGGCGTAAATGTCGCTTTGGAAGGTCGGCATCGCCCCTGCCGTCACCTCGGGAGCCAGGTACGGTGCCATCGCCCGCAGCGCCGCCACCGCGGCCCGCGAACTGTTGCCATAGGCTCGCCATAGGCCTGGCACCGTGACCTTGATGCTGTCGGCGGAAGTCGCCAAGACGGTCTTGGCCGAGATGTCACCATGGACGATGCCTGCCGCATGCAAGGCCGACACGGCTTCGGCCACTTCGACGACGGTGTTGACCGACACCGCGACGCTAAACCCGGACAGCCGCTTGATCCGGTCTTCCAGGCTTGTGCCCGAAGTGTGTTCGGAGAGGATGAAGCTACGGCCTTGATCGCTCAGCACGCCGAGCATCTGCTCCAGGTTGGGGTGGTTCACCCGGCCGACTTCTTCGACCACTGCACGGATCTCGGGCAAAAAGCCGGGCTCAAGAGCGACCTCGGGGCGTAAAACACGCAGGGTGAGATCCTTAGAGGTCAGTTTCTCCTTGGCCTTGAACGACTCATAGATCGGACCACTGTCCGTCTCTTCGACCAACTCGTACCGACCGGAGAAGACCTGGCCGATCACCGAGGCTCCTCCTCCCCAGGTTCGCCGGGGACAAAGGCGAGGACGACCGCCGCGGCGAGCAGGGCGAGGGCGAGCCAGGGCACCGACGACCCGTCAAGGGCACGGACGTACTTGCCCGGGTCTCCCTCGGGATCCAGGGCGAGCTTGACGCTGAAAAAGTACCCCCCAGCCATCAAGGCCGCGCCGGCCCAACCGACCACCGCCCGCACCGTTTTCATTGCCTAGACTCTAAGACGGTCAGCACGGTCCGTTCGTCGACACCGTGCGTCAACTGACAGGCCCCAAGGCCGGTGAGCAGGCTCATGCTCAGGCCTTCGCCGCGAGCCTTCTTATCGAGCTTCATCGCCTGGACCACCGCCTGTGGTTCCACGCTGAAGGGCATGTGGGTCGGGAGTCCCTGGCTGTCCAGACCCAGACGGACCTCTTCGGCGACGCCGGGGGGTGTGATCCCGACCGCTTCGCCGACGAGACACTCCAGGTACATACCGACTGCGACCGCCTCGCCATGGAGCATGCCTTCATAGCCAAGTTCCCGCTCTAGGGCATGGCCAATGGTGTGGCCAAAGTTGAGGGTCGCCCGCAAACCGTTGGTCTCGAACTCGTCGGCTTGGACAATGTCCGCCTTGACCTGGAGGCTGCTCTGGATAATGTCGGCCATTCGCGCGTCGCCTGGCTCGATGGGTCGGTGACGGAGGGTGCCCATGAGCAGTTGGTCGGCGATGAAGGCGTGTTTCCAGATTTCCGCCGTGCCATTGGTGAGCTGCCGTTCGGGAAGAGTGTCCAAGAACTCGACGGCAATCCGCACTTGGTTCGGCGCGTAGAACGCTCCGGCGAGGTTCTTGCCTTCCGGAAGGTCGATGCCGACCTTGCCGCCGATCGAACTGTCGACCATGGCAAGGAGGGTGGTCGGCACCTGCAGGAACCCGACGCCGCGCATGTACGTCGCGGCGACGAAGCCGGCGAGGTCCCCGACTACGCCGCCACCCAAAGCAACGATACGGCCGTTTCGTCGGAGGCCGGACTTGGCGACGCTACTCAGAAGGTCGGTGTAGATGGCGGGTGACTTGCTCGATTCGCCCGACGGGACGACCGCCACGCGGTGGTCGTCCAGGGGGAACGGCCCGTAGTGGGCCGCCACCATCGTGTCGGTGATGAGGAAGTCGTCCGGGCCAAGGTCAATCAGGCTCTCGACAATGCCACCGAAGACGATGTCATAGGAACCGCTGGAGTGACGGATGGTCACAGGCCGACGACCTCGCGGATTCGGTGCGACACGGCTTCGAACTCGTCGTCCCCCGCGACGACGTGAAAATCAGCTTTCAGGTAATGCTCGCGGCGGGCTGTCCAAATGTCCATGAAGGTGCTCTCCCAATTGTCGGTCTCGAGCAACGGCCGCTTGCGACGGGAGGAGGTCAGGCGTTGCATGATGGTATGAGGATCGACGTCCAGAAAGACAGTCTGGCCTAATCGGCGCATCTCGACCCAGTTCTCCTCGCGCATCAC
Protein-coding sequences here:
- the rpe gene encoding ribulose-phosphate 3-epimerase, encoding MVLCPSILSCDPSDFATPVRQMMEAGADYIHLDVMDGQFVPPITFGADLASSLAKLGPTPLEAHLMTETPERHFDAFVAAGCRRITFHAEATAHAHRLAQSLRHAGVEAGVAVNPGTSASVLEALVHDVDLVLVMTVNPGWGGQALVESCVEKVRTVRRMRPDVRIQVDGGVDPGTARRLHDAGATDFVAGSFVTKHGDIAANMRALREACA
- a CDS encoding protein kinase — its product is MIGQVFSGRYELVEETDSGPIYESFKAKEKLTSKDLTLRVLRPEVALEPGFLPEIRAVVEEVGRVNHPNLEQMLGVLSDQGRSFILSEHTSGTSLEDRIKRLSGFSVAVSVNTVVEVAEAVSALHAAGIVHGDISAKTVLATSADSIKVTVPGLWRAYGNSSRAAVAALRAMAPYLAPEVTAGAMPTFQSDIYAIGVLLWQLLTGRLPYTGETPSVVAVKHATAPYQSLRQVTNSVPMPLDKIVEKAMAKEPSGRYRTVEEMLRDLRLLAEALRFGKPLTWPLQPAEAHRTDTVVPELNVANPRKDNDVPKKRNRSDGVPGWLQGIAYVAVGAAVMVLAAWFYFNVQKPKAFPTPNLVGKSQLEAMQDLQKMGLKLRVSRKEMSEKYGEGVIVGQSPTAGEDVLEHSYVEAVVSSGSKFVTVPSLKGKTVAECKDLLKAINLDVSDQIEYVASNDFKRDFVVGQTPEAEEKVPRYSRVKLRVANGDRDDRPEVSERYTLTVVVKNTPDPVVVRVDLSDAKGNRTVHEDTHQPNDSFKVSQRAYGENVEFKVFYDNVLVKTVRPPKPGHESKRNDEDAPPADNDGDPIPEGE
- the aroB gene encoding 3-dehydroquinate synthase, which encodes MTIRHSSGSYDIVFGGIVESLIDLGPDDFLITDTMVAAHYGPFPLDDHRVAVVPSGESSKSPAIYTDLLSSVAKSGLRRNGRIVALGGGVVGDLAGFVAATYMRGVGFLQVPTTLLAMVDSSIGGKVGIDLPEGKNLAGAFYAPNQVRIAVEFLDTLPERQLTNGTAEIWKHAFIADQLLMGTLRHRPIEPGDARMADIIQSSLQVKADIVQADEFETNGLRATLNFGHTIGHALERELGYEGMLHGEAVAVGMYLECLVGEAVGITPPGVAEEVRLGLDSQGLPTHMPFSVEPQAVVQAMKLDKKARGEGLSMSLLTGLGACQLTHGVDERTVLTVLESRQ
- a CDS encoding shikimate kinase, whose product is MAYVILVGMMGSGKSTVGRLLADELGREFVDADWALQHRLGLTIPRLFKLFGEEGFRQHETAFLRKLEAGDGVLSTGGGVVMREENWVEMRRLGQTVFLDVDPHTIMQRLTSSRRKRPLLETDNWESTFMDIWTARREHYLKADFHVVAGDDEFEAVSHRIREVVGL